The proteins below are encoded in one region of Lagenorhynchus albirostris chromosome 7, mLagAlb1.1, whole genome shotgun sequence:
- the SLC25A25 gene encoding mitochondrial adenyl nucleotide antiporter SLC25A25 isoform X9: protein MLQMLWHFLSSFFPRARCQGSREGSGNEVRGTPAPARGAQMPSFLGKQDGRAEATEKRPTILLVVGPAEQFPKKIVQAGDKDLDGQLDFEEFVHYLQDHEKKLRLVFKSLDKKNDGRIDAQEIMQSLRDLGVKISEQQAEKILKRIRTGHFWGPVTYMDKNGTMTIDWNEWRDYHLLHPVENIPEIILYWKHSTIFDVGENLTVPDEFTVEERQTGMWWRHLVAGGGAGAVSRTCTAPLDRLKVLMQVHASRSNNMCIVGGFTQMIREGGAKSLWRGNGINVLKIAPESAIKFMAYEQIKRLVGSDQETLRIHERLVAGSLAGAIAQSSIYPMEVLKTRMALRKTGQYSGMLDCARKILAREGMAAFYKGYVPNMLGIIPYAGIDLAVYETLKNAWLQRYAVNSADPGVFVLLACGTMSSTCGQLASYPLALVRTRMQAQASIEGAPEVTMSSLFRQILRTEGAFGLYRGLAPNFMKVIPAVSISYVVYENLKITLGVQSR, encoded by the exons ATGTTGCAGATGCTGTGGCATTTTCTGTCTAGCTTCTTCCCCAGGGCCAGGTGCCAAGGCTCCAGAGAGGGGAGCGGGAATGAAGTCAGAGGCACCCCGGCTCCGGCGCGGGGAGCCCAGATGCCAAGCTTTTTGGGGAAACAGGACGGAAGGGCTGAGGCCACGGAAAAGAGACCCACCATCTTGCTGGTGGTTGGACCCGCAGAGCAGTTTCCAAAG AAAATTGTACAAGCTGGCGACAAAGACCTCGATGGGCAGCTAGACTTTGAAGAGTTTGTCCATTATCTCCAAGATCatgagaagaaactgaggctggtaTTCAAGAGCTTGGACAAGAAGAATGATG GACGGATCGACGCGCAGGAGATCATGCAGTCCCTGCGGGACCTGGGAGTCAAGATATCTGAACAGCAGGCAGAAAAAATCCTCAAGAG AATACGAACGGGCCACTTCTGGGGCCCTGTCACCTA CATGGACAAGAATGGCACAATGACAATCGACTGGAACGAGTGGCGAGACTATCACCTCCTGCATCCCGTGGAGAACATCCCTGAGATCATCCTGTACTGGAAGCACTCTACG ATCTTTGATGTGGGTGAGAATCTGACGGTCCCCGATGAGTTCACGGTGGAGGAGAGGCAGACGGGGATGTGGTGGAGACACCTGGTGGCTGGCGGTGGGGCGGGGGCTGTATCGAGAACCTGCACGGCCCCCCTGGACAGACTCAAGGTGCTCATGCAG GTCCACGCCTCGCGCAGCAACAACATGTGCATCGTGGGTGGCTTCACCCAGATGATTCGAGAAGGAGGGGCCAAATCACTCTGGCGCGGCAATGGCATCAACGTCCTCAAAATTGCCCCCGAGTCGGCCATCAAGTTCATGGCCTATGAACAG ATCAAGCGTCTCGTTGGGAGTGACCAGGAGACTCTGAGGATTCACGAGAGGCTTGTGGCAGGGTCCTTGGCAGGGGCCATCGCCCAGAGCAGCATCTACCCGATGGAG GTCCTGAAGACCCGGATGGCCCTGCGCAAAACAGGCCAGTACTCGGGCATGCTGGACTGCGCCAGGAAGATCCTGGCCAGAGAGGGCATGGCCGCCTTCTACAAAGGCTATGTCCCCAACATGCTGGGGATCATCCCCTACGCTGGGATAGACCTGGCCGTCTACGAG ACACTCAAGAATGCCTGGCTGCAGCGCTATGCAGTGAACAGTGCAGACCCCGGCGTGTTTGTGCTCCTGGCCTGTGGCACCATGTCCAGCACCTGTGGCCAGCTGGCCAGCTACCCACTGGCCCTGGTCAGGACCCGGATGCAGGCCCAAG CCTCCATTGAGGGCGCCCCGGAGGTGACCATGAGCAGCCTCTTCAGACAGATCCTGCGGACCGAGGGGGCCTTCGGCCTGTACCGGGGGCTGGCCCCCAACTTCATGAAGGTGATTCCGGCCGTGAGCATCAGCTACGTGGTGTACGAGAACCTGAAGATCACCCTGGGCGTGCAGTCGCGGTGA
- the SLC25A25 gene encoding mitochondrial adenyl nucleotide antiporter SLC25A25 isoform X7: protein MLCLCLYVPLIGEAQTEFQYFESKGLPAELKSIFKLSVFIPSQEFSTYRQWKQKIVQAGDKDLDGQLDFEEFVHYLQDHEKKLRLVFKSLDKKNDGRIDAQEIMQSLRDLGVKISEQQAEKILKRIRTGHFWGPVTYMDKNGTMTIDWNEWRDYHLLHPVENIPEIILYWKHSTIFDVGENLTVPDEFTVEERQTGMWWRHLVAGGGAGAVSRTCTAPLDRLKVLMQVHASRSNNMCIVGGFTQMIREGGAKSLWRGNGINVLKIAPESAIKFMAYEQIKRLVGSDQETLRIHERLVAGSLAGAIAQSSIYPMEVLKTRMALRKTGQYSGMLDCARKILAREGMAAFYKGYVPNMLGIIPYAGIDLAVYETLKNAWLQRYAVNSADPGVFVLLACGTMSSTCGQLASYPLALVRTRMQAQASIEGAPEVTMSSLFRQILRTEGAFGLYRGLAPNFMKVIPAVSISYVVYENLKITLGVQSR from the exons ATGCTCTGCCTGTGCCTGTACGTGCCCCTCATCGGGGAGGCCCAGACCGAGTTCCAGTACTTCGAGTCCAAGGGGCTTCCCGCCGAGCTGAAGTCCATCTTCAAACTCAGTGTCTTTATCCCGTCCCAGGAGTTCTCCACCTACCGCCAGTGGAAGCAG AAAATTGTACAAGCTGGCGACAAAGACCTCGATGGGCAGCTAGACTTTGAAGAGTTTGTCCATTATCTCCAAGATCatgagaagaaactgaggctggtaTTCAAGAGCTTGGACAAGAAGAATGATG GACGGATCGACGCGCAGGAGATCATGCAGTCCCTGCGGGACCTGGGAGTCAAGATATCTGAACAGCAGGCAGAAAAAATCCTCAAGAG AATACGAACGGGCCACTTCTGGGGCCCTGTCACCTA CATGGACAAGAATGGCACAATGACAATCGACTGGAACGAGTGGCGAGACTATCACCTCCTGCATCCCGTGGAGAACATCCCTGAGATCATCCTGTACTGGAAGCACTCTACG ATCTTTGATGTGGGTGAGAATCTGACGGTCCCCGATGAGTTCACGGTGGAGGAGAGGCAGACGGGGATGTGGTGGAGACACCTGGTGGCTGGCGGTGGGGCGGGGGCTGTATCGAGAACCTGCACGGCCCCCCTGGACAGACTCAAGGTGCTCATGCAG GTCCACGCCTCGCGCAGCAACAACATGTGCATCGTGGGTGGCTTCACCCAGATGATTCGAGAAGGAGGGGCCAAATCACTCTGGCGCGGCAATGGCATCAACGTCCTCAAAATTGCCCCCGAGTCGGCCATCAAGTTCATGGCCTATGAACAG ATCAAGCGTCTCGTTGGGAGTGACCAGGAGACTCTGAGGATTCACGAGAGGCTTGTGGCAGGGTCCTTGGCAGGGGCCATCGCCCAGAGCAGCATCTACCCGATGGAG GTCCTGAAGACCCGGATGGCCCTGCGCAAAACAGGCCAGTACTCGGGCATGCTGGACTGCGCCAGGAAGATCCTGGCCAGAGAGGGCATGGCCGCCTTCTACAAAGGCTATGTCCCCAACATGCTGGGGATCATCCCCTACGCTGGGATAGACCTGGCCGTCTACGAG ACACTCAAGAATGCCTGGCTGCAGCGCTATGCAGTGAACAGTGCAGACCCCGGCGTGTTTGTGCTCCTGGCCTGTGGCACCATGTCCAGCACCTGTGGCCAGCTGGCCAGCTACCCACTGGCCCTGGTCAGGACCCGGATGCAGGCCCAAG CCTCCATTGAGGGCGCCCCGGAGGTGACCATGAGCAGCCTCTTCAGACAGATCCTGCGGACCGAGGGGGCCTTCGGCCTGTACCGGGGGCTGGCCCCCAACTTCATGAAGGTGATTCCGGCCGTGAGCATCAGCTACGTGGTGTACGAGAACCTGAAGATCACCCTGGGCGTGCAGTCGCGGTGA
- the SLC25A25 gene encoding mitochondrial adenyl nucleotide antiporter SLC25A25 isoform X3 — protein sequence MLCLCLYVPLIGEAQTEFQYFESKGLPAELKSIFKLSVFIPSQEFSTYRQWKQKIVQAGDKDLDGQLDFEEFVHYLQDHEKKLRLVFKSLDKKNDGRIDAQEIMQSLRDLGVKISEQQAEKILKRIRTGHFWGPVTYMDKNGTMTIDWNEWRDYHLLHPVENIPEIILYWKHSTIFDVGENLTVPDEFTVEERQTGMWWRHLVAGGGAGAVSRTCTAPLDRLKVLMQVHASRSNNMCIVGGFTQMIREGGAKSLWRGNGINVLKIAPESAIKFMAYEQIKRLVGSDQETLRIHERLVAGSLAGAIAQSSIYPMEVLKTRMALRKTGQYSGMLDCARKILAREGMAAFYKGYVPNMLGIIPYAGIDLAVYETLKNAWLQRYAVNSADPGVFVLLACGTMSSTCGQLASYPLALVRTRMQAQASIEGAPEVTMSSLFRQILRTEGAFGLYRGLAPNFMKGEDKESQWLGRPRLSLFLTPRGFVSNPNWGKVGPASHSTDATYHTAGSLFILYLFEQSYVLTIFIDVFN from the exons ATGCTCTGCCTGTGCCTGTACGTGCCCCTCATCGGGGAGGCCCAGACCGAGTTCCAGTACTTCGAGTCCAAGGGGCTTCCCGCCGAGCTGAAGTCCATCTTCAAACTCAGTGTCTTTATCCCGTCCCAGGAGTTCTCCACCTACCGCCAGTGGAAGCAG AAAATTGTACAAGCTGGCGACAAAGACCTCGATGGGCAGCTAGACTTTGAAGAGTTTGTCCATTATCTCCAAGATCatgagaagaaactgaggctggtaTTCAAGAGCTTGGACAAGAAGAATGATG GACGGATCGACGCGCAGGAGATCATGCAGTCCCTGCGGGACCTGGGAGTCAAGATATCTGAACAGCAGGCAGAAAAAATCCTCAAGAG AATACGAACGGGCCACTTCTGGGGCCCTGTCACCTA CATGGACAAGAATGGCACAATGACAATCGACTGGAACGAGTGGCGAGACTATCACCTCCTGCATCCCGTGGAGAACATCCCTGAGATCATCCTGTACTGGAAGCACTCTACG ATCTTTGATGTGGGTGAGAATCTGACGGTCCCCGATGAGTTCACGGTGGAGGAGAGGCAGACGGGGATGTGGTGGAGACACCTGGTGGCTGGCGGTGGGGCGGGGGCTGTATCGAGAACCTGCACGGCCCCCCTGGACAGACTCAAGGTGCTCATGCAG GTCCACGCCTCGCGCAGCAACAACATGTGCATCGTGGGTGGCTTCACCCAGATGATTCGAGAAGGAGGGGCCAAATCACTCTGGCGCGGCAATGGCATCAACGTCCTCAAAATTGCCCCCGAGTCGGCCATCAAGTTCATGGCCTATGAACAG ATCAAGCGTCTCGTTGGGAGTGACCAGGAGACTCTGAGGATTCACGAGAGGCTTGTGGCAGGGTCCTTGGCAGGGGCCATCGCCCAGAGCAGCATCTACCCGATGGAG GTCCTGAAGACCCGGATGGCCCTGCGCAAAACAGGCCAGTACTCGGGCATGCTGGACTGCGCCAGGAAGATCCTGGCCAGAGAGGGCATGGCCGCCTTCTACAAAGGCTATGTCCCCAACATGCTGGGGATCATCCCCTACGCTGGGATAGACCTGGCCGTCTACGAG ACACTCAAGAATGCCTGGCTGCAGCGCTATGCAGTGAACAGTGCAGACCCCGGCGTGTTTGTGCTCCTGGCCTGTGGCACCATGTCCAGCACCTGTGGCCAGCTGGCCAGCTACCCACTGGCCCTGGTCAGGACCCGGATGCAGGCCCAAG CCTCCATTGAGGGCGCCCCGGAGGTGACCATGAGCAGCCTCTTCAGACAGATCCTGCGGACCGAGGGGGCCTTCGGCCTGTACCGGGGGCTGGCCCCCAACTTCATGAAG GGAGAAGACAAAGAGAGCCAGTGGCTCGGCCGACCGCGTTTAAGTCTGTTTCTGACGCCCCGGGGATTCGTGTCCAATCCCAACTGGGGCAAAGTGGGACCAGCCTCACATTCCACTGACGCAACGTATCACACTGCTGGGAgcctatttattttgtatttatttgaacAGAGTTATGTCCTAACTATTTTTATAGATGTGTTTAATTAA
- the SLC25A25 gene encoding mitochondrial adenyl nucleotide antiporter SLC25A25 isoform X8, whose product MLCLCLYVPLIGEAQTEFQYFESKGLPAELKSIFKLSVFIPSQEFSTYRQWKQKIVQAGDKDLDGQLDFEEFVHYLQDHEKKLRLVFKSLDKKNDGRIDAQEIMQSLRDLGVKISEQQAEKILKSMDKNGTMTIDWNEWRDYHLLHPVENIPEIILYWKHSTIFDVGENLTVPDEFTVEERQTGMWWRHLVAGGGAGAVSRTCTAPLDRLKVLMQVHASRSNNMCIVGGFTQMIREGGAKSLWRGNGINVLKIAPESAIKFMAYEQIKRLVGSDQETLRIHERLVAGSLAGAIAQSSIYPMEVLKTRMALRKTGQYSGMLDCARKILAREGMAAFYKGYVPNMLGIIPYAGIDLAVYETLKNAWLQRYAVNSADPGVFVLLACGTMSSTCGQLASYPLALVRTRMQAQASIEGAPEVTMSSLFRQILRTEGAFGLYRGLAPNFMKVIPAVSISYVVYENLKITLGVQSR is encoded by the exons ATGCTCTGCCTGTGCCTGTACGTGCCCCTCATCGGGGAGGCCCAGACCGAGTTCCAGTACTTCGAGTCCAAGGGGCTTCCCGCCGAGCTGAAGTCCATCTTCAAACTCAGTGTCTTTATCCCGTCCCAGGAGTTCTCCACCTACCGCCAGTGGAAGCAG AAAATTGTACAAGCTGGCGACAAAGACCTCGATGGGCAGCTAGACTTTGAAGAGTTTGTCCATTATCTCCAAGATCatgagaagaaactgaggctggtaTTCAAGAGCTTGGACAAGAAGAATGATG GACGGATCGACGCGCAGGAGATCATGCAGTCCCTGCGGGACCTGGGAGTCAAGATATCTGAACAGCAGGCAGAAAAAATCCTCAAGAG CATGGACAAGAATGGCACAATGACAATCGACTGGAACGAGTGGCGAGACTATCACCTCCTGCATCCCGTGGAGAACATCCCTGAGATCATCCTGTACTGGAAGCACTCTACG ATCTTTGATGTGGGTGAGAATCTGACGGTCCCCGATGAGTTCACGGTGGAGGAGAGGCAGACGGGGATGTGGTGGAGACACCTGGTGGCTGGCGGTGGGGCGGGGGCTGTATCGAGAACCTGCACGGCCCCCCTGGACAGACTCAAGGTGCTCATGCAG GTCCACGCCTCGCGCAGCAACAACATGTGCATCGTGGGTGGCTTCACCCAGATGATTCGAGAAGGAGGGGCCAAATCACTCTGGCGCGGCAATGGCATCAACGTCCTCAAAATTGCCCCCGAGTCGGCCATCAAGTTCATGGCCTATGAACAG ATCAAGCGTCTCGTTGGGAGTGACCAGGAGACTCTGAGGATTCACGAGAGGCTTGTGGCAGGGTCCTTGGCAGGGGCCATCGCCCAGAGCAGCATCTACCCGATGGAG GTCCTGAAGACCCGGATGGCCCTGCGCAAAACAGGCCAGTACTCGGGCATGCTGGACTGCGCCAGGAAGATCCTGGCCAGAGAGGGCATGGCCGCCTTCTACAAAGGCTATGTCCCCAACATGCTGGGGATCATCCCCTACGCTGGGATAGACCTGGCCGTCTACGAG ACACTCAAGAATGCCTGGCTGCAGCGCTATGCAGTGAACAGTGCAGACCCCGGCGTGTTTGTGCTCCTGGCCTGTGGCACCATGTCCAGCACCTGTGGCCAGCTGGCCAGCTACCCACTGGCCCTGGTCAGGACCCGGATGCAGGCCCAAG CCTCCATTGAGGGCGCCCCGGAGGTGACCATGAGCAGCCTCTTCAGACAGATCCTGCGGACCGAGGGGGCCTTCGGCCTGTACCGGGGGCTGGCCCCCAACTTCATGAAGGTGATTCCGGCCGTGAGCATCAGCTACGTGGTGTACGAGAACCTGAAGATCACCCTGGGCGTGCAGTCGCGGTGA
- the SLC25A25 gene encoding mitochondrial adenyl nucleotide antiporter SLC25A25 isoform X10, with amino-acid sequence MLQMLWHFLSSFFPRARCQGSREGSGNEVRGTPAPARGAQMPSFLGKQDGRAEATEKRPTILLVVGPAEQFPKKIVQAGDKDLDGQLDFEEFVHYLQDHEKKLRLVFKSLDKKNDGRIDAQEIMQSLRDLGVKISEQQAEKILKSMDKNGTMTIDWNEWRDYHLLHPVENIPEIILYWKHSTIFDVGENLTVPDEFTVEERQTGMWWRHLVAGGGAGAVSRTCTAPLDRLKVLMQVHASRSNNMCIVGGFTQMIREGGAKSLWRGNGINVLKIAPESAIKFMAYEQIKRLVGSDQETLRIHERLVAGSLAGAIAQSSIYPMEVLKTRMALRKTGQYSGMLDCARKILAREGMAAFYKGYVPNMLGIIPYAGIDLAVYETLKNAWLQRYAVNSADPGVFVLLACGTMSSTCGQLASYPLALVRTRMQAQASIEGAPEVTMSSLFRQILRTEGAFGLYRGLAPNFMKVIPAVSISYVVYENLKITLGVQSR; translated from the exons ATGTTGCAGATGCTGTGGCATTTTCTGTCTAGCTTCTTCCCCAGGGCCAGGTGCCAAGGCTCCAGAGAGGGGAGCGGGAATGAAGTCAGAGGCACCCCGGCTCCGGCGCGGGGAGCCCAGATGCCAAGCTTTTTGGGGAAACAGGACGGAAGGGCTGAGGCCACGGAAAAGAGACCCACCATCTTGCTGGTGGTTGGACCCGCAGAGCAGTTTCCAAAG AAAATTGTACAAGCTGGCGACAAAGACCTCGATGGGCAGCTAGACTTTGAAGAGTTTGTCCATTATCTCCAAGATCatgagaagaaactgaggctggtaTTCAAGAGCTTGGACAAGAAGAATGATG GACGGATCGACGCGCAGGAGATCATGCAGTCCCTGCGGGACCTGGGAGTCAAGATATCTGAACAGCAGGCAGAAAAAATCCTCAAGAG CATGGACAAGAATGGCACAATGACAATCGACTGGAACGAGTGGCGAGACTATCACCTCCTGCATCCCGTGGAGAACATCCCTGAGATCATCCTGTACTGGAAGCACTCTACG ATCTTTGATGTGGGTGAGAATCTGACGGTCCCCGATGAGTTCACGGTGGAGGAGAGGCAGACGGGGATGTGGTGGAGACACCTGGTGGCTGGCGGTGGGGCGGGGGCTGTATCGAGAACCTGCACGGCCCCCCTGGACAGACTCAAGGTGCTCATGCAG GTCCACGCCTCGCGCAGCAACAACATGTGCATCGTGGGTGGCTTCACCCAGATGATTCGAGAAGGAGGGGCCAAATCACTCTGGCGCGGCAATGGCATCAACGTCCTCAAAATTGCCCCCGAGTCGGCCATCAAGTTCATGGCCTATGAACAG ATCAAGCGTCTCGTTGGGAGTGACCAGGAGACTCTGAGGATTCACGAGAGGCTTGTGGCAGGGTCCTTGGCAGGGGCCATCGCCCAGAGCAGCATCTACCCGATGGAG GTCCTGAAGACCCGGATGGCCCTGCGCAAAACAGGCCAGTACTCGGGCATGCTGGACTGCGCCAGGAAGATCCTGGCCAGAGAGGGCATGGCCGCCTTCTACAAAGGCTATGTCCCCAACATGCTGGGGATCATCCCCTACGCTGGGATAGACCTGGCCGTCTACGAG ACACTCAAGAATGCCTGGCTGCAGCGCTATGCAGTGAACAGTGCAGACCCCGGCGTGTTTGTGCTCCTGGCCTGTGGCACCATGTCCAGCACCTGTGGCCAGCTGGCCAGCTACCCACTGGCCCTGGTCAGGACCCGGATGCAGGCCCAAG CCTCCATTGAGGGCGCCCCGGAGGTGACCATGAGCAGCCTCTTCAGACAGATCCTGCGGACCGAGGGGGCCTTCGGCCTGTACCGGGGGCTGGCCCCCAACTTCATGAAGGTGATTCCGGCCGTGAGCATCAGCTACGTGGTGTACGAGAACCTGAAGATCACCCTGGGCGTGCAGTCGCGGTGA